AAGATCCAGTTCAGCACCTATGCCAGCCTCACCCAGGCGCCGGAGATCCGGCAGCTGATTCAGAAGGAGGTGGACCGGGTCAATAAGACCCTTGCCCAGGTGGAGCAGGTCAAGAAGTTCGCCATCATCCCCAAGAAGCTCTACGAGGAGGATGGCGAGGTGACGCCGACCATGAAGGTGAAGCGCAAGGCGATCAACGAGGCTTACAAGGACGTGATTGAAAAGTTGTATAGGGGGGATTGAAAGGGAAATTCCAGATGCGCCCTTCGAGGGCCAAGACCCAAAAATTCTCCGATGCTTACCGCCAGCGTTTCTTCCGTTTCCACCTCTGATAGCCTTTGGCCGATTCCTCAGAACGGATGCCGAGATAGAATTCTTTGACATCCTCGTCCTGAAGAAGGATTTCGGGTTTATTGGCCGCCACGATCCTTCCGCTTTCGAGGACGAAGGCGTAGTCCGAAATCCTCAAGGCCATCTTCGCATTCTGTTCCACGAGGAGGATCGTCGTCCCCTCATCGTTGATCGTCTGGATGATGCCGAAGATCTCCTTGACGAGAAGGGGGGAGAGCCCCAGAGAGGGTTCATCGAGCATCAAGAGTTTGGGACGGGCCATCAGGGCCCTCCCGATGGCCAGCATCTGCTGTTCGCCACCGCTGAGCGTCCCCGCCCACTGATCCTTTCTCTGCCGAAGGATGGGAAAGTGGTGGAGGACCCGTTCGTAGTCCTCCCGGATCCCCTTTTTGTCCCTTCGGGTGTAGGCCCCCATCTTCAAGTTTTCGTCGACGCTCAACTCGGGAAAGACCTCTCGTCCCTCGGGGACGTAGGAGATGCCGAGATGGACGATCTCCTCGGCGTCCTTCCCGTCGATCCTCTTGCCCATGAATTCGATCGTCCCCTTGTCGGGTTGATCTTCCAGGAGCCCCATGATCGTCTTGAGGATGGTCGTCTTTCCGGCGCCGTTGGCCCCGAGGATGGAGACGATCTGTTTCTCCTGGACCTCGAGGGAGACTCCCCGGATTGCCATGATGAGACCATAGAAGGTTTCGATGTTTTTAACGTTGAGCAAGGCTCTCTTCCTCTCCTAAATAGGCCTTCAAGACCTCGGGATGCCTCTGGATCTCCTGGGGCAACCCCTCGGCGATCTTCTCTCCGAAATTGAGGGCCAGGATTCGGTCAGAGACCTCCATGATCAGGTTCATGTCATGCTCGACGAGCAGGACCGTGATGCCGAGATCGTCCCGGATGTCCTGGATGGAGAAGATCATGTCCATCTTCTCCTCGAGGTTCATCCCTGCGGAAGGTTCGTCGAGAAGGATCAACTCCGGTTCCAGGGCCAGGGCCCGGCCCAATTCCACCAGTTTTCGGGTCCCGTAAGGGAGATTGATCACAAACTGGTTTCTTGCGGATTGCAAGTCCAGGAAGTCGATGATCTCTTCCACCTTCCGCCGATGTTCGATCTCCTCCCGGGCGGCCTTTGAATTCTTATTGAGGAAGGTGGCTCCGCTCCAGACGCCCGTTTTCATGTGGATGTGACGGCCCAGCATCAGGTTATCCATCGTGGTCATGTGGGAGAAGAGCTCGATGTTCTGAAAGGTCCGGGCGATCCCTTTCTTGGCCACCTGATGGGGCTTCAGATGGGTGATCTCCTCCCCTTTGAAATAGATCTTTCCGGCGTCAGGAGGATAGATCCCGCTGATGCAGTTGAAGATGGTCGTCTTGCCCGCCCCGTTCGGCCCGATGATCGAGTAGATGGTCCCCTTCTGGACCTCGAAGCTCACCCGGTTGAGGGCCTTGATCCCCCCGAAGGAGATGGTCAGGTTTTCGATTTTTAGGATCGGCTCCATGGAAGTTCGATCGCCCAAGGAAGGCCGGGGGCGGGCAGAGAGGGTCCTCTCCCTGCCCTGTCCCCCTCTACTTCGTGATCTGGATCCAGTCCGTGAGCCTCTCGATCGAGCCGTCAGGACGGACCTTCCCATAGAAGACATGTTTCCCGCCCTGCCGGTCCATCGGCGTTTTCGCCGGACCATAGGTGATGGGCGGACCGATGCCTTGCCAGTTCTTGAGCGTTTCCATGGCGCTCACCCAGGTCTCGGGGGTCAAATTCCTCCCGGCCCTCCGGAGCCCTTCGAAGAAGGGCTCGGCGAAGATGATGCCGGCATAGTAGAAGACGCCCCAGCGCTCCTGGGGGGCATATTTCTTCTGGGCCTCTCGGTATTTGACCATCAGGGGATGGTTGGAGTCCGGAAGCTCACCGAAGAAGGAGTTGATCATTCCGGCCCATAACCCTTTGGTGATGCTCATCATCAGGGCCGCGTCGGAAAGGGTGTTGCTTGTCGCCCACTGAGGTTTGAATCCGATCTTGGCCGTCTCCGCCAGAAGCAGGGCGGCATGGGTGGGCATGGCCCACATGATGACCGCTTCGGCTCCGGAGTTCTTCAATTTTAAGGCGTGGGTGCTGAGATCCCGGTCGGTCACCTCCGCAGAGACCTTCTCGACCAGCTTCAATTTGTGCTTCAAGAGATAGCGCTCCACCCCCATAAGCCCCTGTTTTCCGTAATCGTCGTTCTGATAGAACATGGCGATCTTTTTGAACCCAAGCTTCTCATAGAGGTAGCCCGTGAGGTTGAAGGCCTCATCGTCGTAGAGGGGGTAGATGGCGAAGAGGTACTTTTGGATCGGGGTGATCCATTCATAGACGCCCGTGACCGGGCCGCACCAGGGGACTTTGTTCTCCATCAGGTAATCCCGGGCGGTCATCCCGGTGGCCACCCCGACGCCTCCCACGACGGCGAAGACGCCGATCTGCTCTACAAATTCCTTTGCGATGGCCTTGGTCTTGGCCGGCATGTAGGAGTCGTCCCGCAAAAAGTATCGGATCTTTCTTCCGTGGATCCCGCCCTCATCGTTGATGATCTTGACCAGAAGGTCCGTCCCTCTGGCCACGGCTCCCCAAGGGGCAGCGGGTCCGGTTTGAGGCCCCCATTGTCCGATGAGGATCTCTGTGTCCGTAACCCCC
The sequence above is drawn from the Thermodesulfobacteriota bacterium genome and encodes:
- a CDS encoding ABC transporter substrate-binding protein, producing MRKRQWGIGLILTMFGFLISSPTWGQAVRGVTDTEILIGQWGPQTGPAAPWGAVARGTDLLVKIINDEGGIHGRKIRYFLRDDSYMPAKTKAIAKEFVEQIGVFAVVGGVGVATGMTARDYLMENKVPWCGPVTGVYEWITPIQKYLFAIYPLYDDEAFNLTGYLYEKLGFKKIAMFYQNDDYGKQGLMGVERYLLKHKLKLVEKVSAEVTDRDLSTHALKLKNSGAEAVIMWAMPTHAALLLAETAKIGFKPQWATSNTLSDAALMMSITKGLWAGMINSFFGELPDSNHPLMVKYREAQKKYAPQERWGVFYYAGIIFAEPFFEGLRRAGRNLTPETWVSAMETLKNWQGIGPPITYGPAKTPMDRQGGKHVFYGKVRPDGSIERLTDWIQITK
- a CDS encoding ABC transporter ATP-binding protein; translation: MAIRGVSLEVQEKQIVSILGANGAGKTTILKTIMGLLEDQPDKGTIEFMGKRIDGKDAEEIVHLGISYVPEGREVFPELSVDENLKMGAYTRRDKKGIREDYERVLHHFPILRQRKDQWAGTLSGGEQQMLAIGRALMARPKLLMLDEPSLGLSPLLVKEIFGIIQTINDEGTTILLVEQNAKMALRISDYAFVLESGRIVAANKPEILLQDEDVKEFYLGIRSEESAKGYQRWKRKKRWR
- a CDS encoding ABC transporter ATP-binding protein, with the protein product MEPILKIENLTISFGGIKALNRVSFEVQKGTIYSIIGPNGAGKTTIFNCISGIYPPDAGKIYFKGEEITHLKPHQVAKKGIARTFQNIELFSHMTTMDNLMLGRHIHMKTGVWSGATFLNKNSKAAREEIEHRRKVEEIIDFLDLQSARNQFVINLPYGTRKLVELGRALALEPELILLDEPSAGMNLEEKMDMIFSIQDIRDDLGITVLLVEHDMNLIMEVSDRILALNFGEKIAEGLPQEIQRHPEVLKAYLGEEESLAQR